From the genome of Vibrio navarrensis, one region includes:
- a CDS encoding GGDEF domain-containing protein has translation MLMFDIDDFKKINDEFGHATGDVVIQRVARCVEHELPDNALYARIGGEEFAIVLCGVSYVEAESLSHQLCHVVSEITFIQMPNKVTISLGCAYYPYVRQKVDLNAADKLMYQAKRRGKHCATVAQIELQERNI, from the coding sequence GTGCTGATGTTTGACATTGATGATTTCAAGAAAATTAACGATGAGTTTGGTCACGCTACAGGCGATGTGGTGATTCAGCGAGTCGCAAGATGTGTGGAACATGAGCTACCGGACAACGCGCTATATGCCAGAATCGGTGGCGAAGAATTTGCGATTGTATTGTGCGGCGTATCGTATGTAGAGGCTGAATCGTTGTCACACCAACTGTGCCACGTGGTGTCTGAAATCACTTTTATCCAAATGCCCAACAAGGTGACGATCAGCCTTGGCTGTGCGTATTACCCTTACGTTCGTCAGAAAGTGGACTTAAATGCGGCCGATAAACTGATGTATCAAGCAAAAAGGCGAGGAAAGCATTGTGCCACAGTCGCTCAGATTGAACTACAAGAGCGTAATATCTGA
- a CDS encoding transporter substrate-binding domain-containing protein translates to MHVTFLIRVLLKFVLFAQVVLCFNTFAAEEDSVKKKLRVANSTSWKPFSYVAEDGSKRGILIDLWQRYGEKNGVEIEFVLSDWNDSILAVRQGRADVHAGLLWSDKRDTFFDFADAIMTINTQLYLSQRIITSDLNEMLTGQDAEGIGVVEGGYEEYFMAKTYPAAKLVKYPNNRLMIEAAFRHDIDAFLSSS, encoded by the coding sequence ATGCATGTCACGTTTTTGATACGTGTTTTATTGAAATTTGTCTTATTTGCTCAAGTGGTGTTGTGCTTTAACACGTTTGCTGCTGAGGAAGATTCAGTAAAAAAGAAGCTCAGAGTAGCGAATTCGACCTCTTGGAAGCCGTTCTCTTATGTGGCTGAAGATGGCTCCAAGCGCGGTATTTTGATCGATCTCTGGCAACGTTACGGCGAGAAAAACGGGGTAGAGATCGAGTTTGTCTTGTCGGATTGGAATGACTCTATTCTCGCGGTTCGGCAAGGAAGAGCCGATGTCCATGCTGGATTGTTGTGGTCAGATAAGCGCGATACCTTTTTCGATTTTGCCGATGCGATCATGACCATCAACACTCAGTTGTATCTCAGCCAAAGAATCATCACCTCTGATCTTAACGAGATGCTGACGGGTCAGGATGCCGAAGGGATTGGTGTGGTTGAGGGTGGTTATGAAGAATATTTTATGGCGAAAACCTACCCGGCGGCGAAGTTGGTCAAGTACCCAAATAATCGTTTGATGATAGAAGCGGCTTTTCGCCACGACATCGACGCTTTTTTATCGAGCAGTTAG
- a CDS encoding HAMP domain-containing methyl-accepting chemotaxis protein, with protein sequence MSFSISGKLQLSFMLLAVLFIASSVFTYRTTNVVEQHATSLLVRDLPTVDSSRAIQQSIQEVISTLRAYMLLGGDENKRETLHQALNSVLSRTEEALPRLQSLIAPEDFEALSQQWQTVVTLVNRVVELSHTDENLPAHSLFLNEAAPIAEVALDQIQGLINDEAGNREGGERKRLFKVYANSYTSLANALSAMRDYLQYGKPEHLEKYQDFITFHNQSVAEIEGKSELMSESDRDLWSLFKEMQQLYFPLAEQVIALRNAPNWNQSNQIMASELVPTTNKLNQLLEQVVLSQQQKADRSGVGISQSIQQVVISLVIAVVLTVLAAVVLSGYLGRNIARRVVLVSERASRIASGDISQAPLTVEGTDELAKLTDSVNRMNHSLSSIVQGVTDKAASVDASMSELLHSSERTLLQIKRQQSDMVEVGHEVNGVADAATNTLLQVESSAQSLAHSKEKISQGHQALDRNQQTMQALNQTIQSAAKMVAELSQASEQIGKVTEVIEGLAEQTNLLALNAAIEAARAGEYGRGFAVVADEVRLLASRTTESTSEINTIVNAIQSSTSLVVREIEASQSLAVSGEEHIEQAVAELKESIGQINKLNQHFSELANAAQTQSDATQSITQLMTGVQESVSGVAENSDASNLCAKQAKEKVNELNREVSQFKV encoded by the coding sequence ATGAGTTTTTCAATATCAGGGAAGTTGCAGCTGAGTTTTATGTTACTTGCTGTGCTGTTTATTGCTTCGTCGGTTTTTACTTATCGCACTACCAATGTAGTGGAGCAGCATGCAACGTCGTTACTAGTGCGCGATTTGCCGACCGTCGATAGCAGCCGAGCGATTCAGCAGTCCATTCAAGAAGTTATCTCTACTCTACGCGCATATATGTTGTTGGGTGGGGACGAAAATAAGCGAGAAACTCTCCATCAAGCCTTGAACAGTGTCCTGTCTCGCACGGAAGAAGCGCTACCACGCTTGCAGTCTCTTATCGCGCCCGAAGACTTTGAGGCGTTGTCGCAGCAGTGGCAAACGGTGGTCACTTTGGTTAATCGTGTGGTTGAGTTGAGTCACACTGATGAAAACTTGCCAGCGCACAGCTTATTCCTCAACGAAGCCGCGCCAATCGCCGAAGTGGCTTTAGACCAGATCCAAGGCCTGATCAACGATGAAGCGGGCAACCGAGAAGGCGGTGAGCGCAAGCGGCTGTTCAAAGTGTATGCGAACAGCTACACCTCACTCGCTAATGCGCTCTCCGCAATGCGCGATTATCTGCAATACGGAAAGCCAGAGCACCTAGAGAAATATCAAGATTTTATTACGTTTCACAATCAATCCGTCGCCGAAATTGAGGGAAAAAGTGAGCTGATGTCGGAAAGTGATCGCGATTTATGGTCACTGTTTAAGGAGATGCAACAACTCTACTTCCCGCTCGCTGAGCAAGTTATTGCCCTGCGCAATGCTCCTAATTGGAACCAAAGCAATCAGATCATGGCCTCAGAGCTGGTGCCAACAACGAACAAACTCAATCAACTGTTAGAGCAAGTGGTGCTGAGTCAACAGCAAAAAGCCGATCGCAGCGGAGTGGGTATCAGTCAGTCGATTCAACAGGTGGTGATTTCGCTGGTGATTGCCGTCGTTCTGACTGTACTCGCTGCTGTTGTATTGTCGGGATACTTAGGTCGGAACATTGCTCGGCGTGTCGTGCTGGTATCAGAGCGCGCCAGCCGTATCGCTTCGGGTGACATCTCGCAAGCGCCTCTGACCGTCGAAGGAACGGACGAATTGGCAAAACTCACCGATTCGGTAAACCGAATGAATCACTCTTTGTCTTCAATTGTCCAAGGCGTGACAGACAAAGCCGCTTCGGTCGACGCTAGTATGAGTGAGTTATTGCATTCGAGTGAGAGAACCCTCCTGCAAATAAAAAGACAGCAATCGGATATGGTTGAAGTGGGACATGAAGTTAATGGTGTGGCTGATGCCGCAACCAATACTTTGCTTCAAGTAGAATCGTCGGCGCAAAGTCTGGCGCATTCAAAAGAGAAGATTTCTCAGGGACATCAAGCCTTAGATCGAAATCAGCAGACGATGCAAGCACTCAATCAAACTATTCAAAGCGCCGCAAAAATGGTGGCAGAGTTAAGCCAAGCGAGCGAGCAAATCGGCAAAGTGACAGAGGTAATTGAAGGGCTAGCCGAGCAAACCAATTTGCTGGCGCTTAATGCCGCGATTGAAGCGGCTCGCGCTGGAGAGTATGGGCGAGGATTCGCGGTGGTGGCTGACGAAGTGCGTTTGCTTGCTAGTCGGACTACGGAATCGACCAGCGAGATTAATACCATTGTTAATGCAATTCAAAGTTCCACGAGCTTAGTCGTGAGGGAAATTGAAGCCAGTCAGTCGCTGGCAGTCAGCGGTGAAGAGCATATTGAACAAGCGGTGGCAGAATTGAAAGAGAGTATTGGACAAATTAATAAGCTCAATCAGCACTTTAGTGAACTGGCGAATGCTGCGCAAACACAATCGGATGCGACCCAATCCATTACTCAGTTGATGACTGGTGTGCAGGAGTCGGTGTCTGGTGTAGCAGAAAATAGCGACGCCTCCAACCTTTGTGCAAAACAGGCCAAAGAGAAAGTGAATGAATTAAATCGAGAGGTTTCACAATTCAAAGTTTAA